Proteins co-encoded in one Astyanax mexicanus isolate ESR-SI-001 chromosome 1, AstMex3_surface, whole genome shotgun sequence genomic window:
- the otos gene encoding otospiralin, producing MKWCVLFCVFFTCFVANHLSDARYVPEGVPYDEPPAVPYWPYSTSDFWNYIEYFRSIGAYNQINHMARAFYAHQHLGDTLGYEVPEHQER from the exons ATGAAGTGGTGTGTCCTGTTCTGTGTTTTCTTTACGTGCTTTGTCGCCAATCATCTCAGTG ATGCCAGATATGTTCCTGAAGGAG TTCCCTATGACGAGCCCCCAGCTGTGCCCTACTGGCCATACTCCACCTCTGATTTCTGGAACTACATAGAATACTTCCGCAGCATTGGAGCCTACAACCAAATCAACCATATGGCCAGGGCTTTCTATGCCCACCAGCACCTTGGAGACACCTTGGGCTATGAAGTGCCTGAGCACCAGGAACGCTGA
- the apodb gene encoding apolipoprotein Db — MKTAIVLALPLLLTTVSSQTFHWGPCPTPMVQPNFELPKYLGKWYEIEKLPASFEKGTCIEANYSLRPDKTIKVLNVQKYKGKVRTIEGTAIVQDLREPAKLGVSFSYFTPYSPYWVLSTDYNTVALVYSCTDVLRLFHVDYAWILSRTRTLLPETVYHAKEIFARDNIDVSKMVPTDQHGCEGGP, encoded by the exons ATGAAGACTGCCATTGTGTTGGCATTACCCTTATTGCTGACCACAGTGTCCTCTCAGACATTCCACTGGGGTCCTTGTCCAACGCCAATGGTCCAGCCAAACTTTGAGCTGCCCAAG TACTTGGGAAAGTGGTATGAAATCGAGAAGCTCCCAGCATCCTTTGAGAAAGGCACATGCATTGAAGCTAACTACTCTTTAAGACCTGACAAGACCATCAAAGTGCTTAATGTTCAGAAATA tAAAGGAAAAGTGAGGACCATTGAGGGCACAGCTATTGTACAAGACTTGAGAGAACCAGCTAAACTTGGAGTTAGTTTCTCCTACT TCACTCCCTACAGTCCATACTGGGTCTTGTCCACTGATTACAACACTGTAGCACTGGTTTACTCCTGCACTGACGTCCTGAGGCTGTTCCATGTTGACTATGCCTGGATCCTTTCCCGCACCCGTACACTGCTTCCTGAAACCGTCTACCATGCAAAGGAGATCTTCGCTCGGGACAACATCGACGTCAGCAAAatggttcccactgatcagcaCGGCTGTGAGGGTGGACCTTAA